One Vitis riparia cultivar Riparia Gloire de Montpellier isolate 1030 chromosome 4, EGFV_Vit.rip_1.0, whole genome shotgun sequence genomic window carries:
- the LOC117912397 gene encoding serine carboxypeptidase-like 20: protein MAMASFYLFSSSLCMLFSFVVFTEAAPKGSLITHLPGFNGIFPSKHYSGYVDIGGEPAKNLFYYFVVSERNPAKDPLVLWLNGGPGCSSFDGFVYEHGPFNFEAGKTPISLPTLHLNPYSWSKVSSMIYLDSPTGVGFSFSKNTWQYKTGDVQTASDTHEFLLRWFKEFPEFITNPFYVSGESYAGVYVPTLSAAIVKGIKSGAKPTINFKGYLVGNGVTDMEFDANALVPFTHGMGLISSEMFEKARDNCGGNYYSNESKSCIEELNKIYNAISGLNQYDILEPCYHRPTKKGEETGNTTLPLSFKQLGATNRPLPVRTRMFGRAWPFRAPVKDGILPLWPESIKQNPIPCTDDQVATVWLNDKGVRTAIHAQQKDVIGEWEICTGRLHYSSDSGSMLQYHKNLTAKGYRALIYSGDHDMSVPFTGSEAWTRSLGYKIVDEWRAWISNDQVAGYTQGYEHGLTFLTIKGAGHTVPEYKPREALDFFGRWLEGKAI, encoded by the exons ATGGCCATGGCCAGTTTCTATTTGTTCTCTTCTTCACTTTGCATGCTTTTTAGCTTTGTGGTATTCACTGAAGCAGCCCCTAAAGGGTCTCTCATCACACACCTTCCTGGGTTCAATGGAATTTTCCCTTCCAAGCACTACTCAGG TTATGTGGACATAGGAGGTGAACCTGCCAAGAATCTGTTTTACTACTTTGTTGTATCCGAAAGAAACCCGGCGAAGGATCCTCTTGTTCTATGGCTGAATGGTGGCCCAGGCTGCTCTAGCTTTGATGGTTTTGTGTATGAACATG GACCTTTCAATTTTGAAGCAGGAAAGACACCCATCAGCCTGCCCACTTTGCACCTCAACCCATACAGTTGGTCCAAG gtttCAAGCATGATATATTTGGACTCTCCTACTGGGGTTGGGTTTTCCTTCTCGAAAAACACATGGCAATACAAAACTGGAGACGTTCAAACTGCCTCTGATACACATGAGTTTCTCCTCAGG TGGTTCAAAGAATTCCCGGAATTCATCACCAATCCATTTTATGTGTCTGGAGAGTCTTATGCTGGAGTTTATGTGCCAACTCTTTCTGCTGCAATAGTGAAAGGCATCAAAAGTGGTGCAAAGCCTACTATCAACTTCAAG GGCTATTTGGTGGGAAATGGGGTCACAGACATGGAGTTTGATGCCAATGCCCTAGTCCCATTTACACATGGGATGGGCCTTATATCAAGTGAGATGTTTGAG AAAGCAAGAGATAACTGTGGAGGAAACTATTACTCAAATGAAAGTAAAAGCTGCATAGAAGAGCTGAACAAAATCTATAAT GCCATTTCTGGTCTCAACCAATACGATATCCTTGAACCTTGCTATCATAGACCGACGAAGAAAGGTGAAGAAACTGGAAATACAACGCTACCACTTAGCTTCAAGCAGTTAGGAGCTACTAACCGGCCACTTCCAGTGAGGACGAGGATGTTTGGCCGCGCCTGGCCTTTTCGTGCACCAGTTAAAGATGGCATTCTCCCTCTGTGGCCTGAATCAATCAAGCAAAACCCAATTCCTTGCACG GATGATCAAGTAGCAACTGTTTGGTTGAATGACAAAGGAGTTAGGACTGCAATTCATGCCCAACAG aAAGATGTGATTGGGGAGTGGGAAATATGCACTGGCAGACTACACTATTCCTCTGATTCTGGGAGTATGCTTCAGTACCACAAAAACCTAACTGCCAAGGGATACCGAGCACTTATATACAG TGGGGATCATGATATGTCTGTGCCATTCACTGGGAGCGAAGCATGGACCAGGTCACTAGGATATAAGATTGTGGATGAATGGAGGGCTTGGATTTCCAACGACCAAGTTGCCGG GTACACACAAGGATATGAACATGGCCTCACCTTTCTCACCATCAAG GGAGCTGGGCACACTGTCCCTGAATACAAGCCAAGGGAAGCACTGGACTTTTTCGGCAGATGGTTGGAAGGAAAAGCAATATAA